From the genome of Bacilli bacterium:
ACATCGAGCTGTATCCCGACCGGGAAACGAAGCAATTGCTCGCGCAATTCGCCTCATTGCCGGAGTTGTTTATTGTTTCGGCGGCTGCCATTGCCGGCGATTTGGAAGATGCGCCGCATGACGCGCAAAAACTGGAGCGGATAGCGGTGCGGGTCTTGGCGGCGGCGGGGGAAAAATGCGAACGCTGCTGGATGGTAACGCCGGAAGTCGGAAAAGATAAACGGCATCCGACGCTGTGCCCGCGTTGTGCCGAAGTGGTTTCCACCCATTTCCCCCATTTTCCGGAGATCAACGCCTGAACGCTTCCGGGACGGCTTTGGGACATTCGTTATAGGAGAATGTTATGTCTCGGTCACAGCAAGAAACAAAGAACATTCCCGCATTGGCAAAGCTGCATGAGGAAGTCGCCAAGCTGACCCGGACGGTGGAGCGGGCGCGCATCGCCGATTATGTGCAGCTTTTGGACCATCCGCGCAAATTGATTTTCGCCAATTTAATTGCCGGCATCGCCAGAGGTGTCGGCATTGCCATTGGCTTGACCGTGTTCGCGGGAACGATCCTTTATTTTTTGCGCATGCTGGGAGCGCTTGATCTTCCGATTATCGGCGGCTATATTGCGGAAATTGTCAAAGTCGTGCAGGCGCAGCTCGAAGGCAGAAGGTTTTAAGGTTTTTTAGTGTTTTTAAGCATCCTTATGTTTATTCGAGTTTCAGCGAATCGTCGCCCTCGCCTCGCGCAATGTATTTCCGGTATTCGTTGTTGCGAACGACCAGCACATGATTCCCCGTAATGTCCGTCGCGAGAAAACTTTCCAGGGGTTCGACATATCCGTCGTTTTCGTCGGATTCAATATACAAATTGTCATAGCTGTATACATCGGGGTCTTCCGCCATCGCCGGGGTGTTGGCGGTGCCCCACTGTTCGACAACTTGCCAGGCGTCTTCCCCGTCGAACTCGGTTTCATCATCGCGCTTATCGAAGCTCGTTCGCCCGAAGGGCGGACGCAAATACCGCTCCTCCGCCGGACGGCGGCCGGAGAGGCCGGGGTCCGGAACATGCTCGATGCAATAGCGGGCGGTGGGGAGAGCTTTAAGCCTTTGATACGGAATGTGTTTGCCGCACGCGGCGCAAATGCCGTATGTTCCGTTTTCCATTGCGGCAAGCGCCCGTTCGATCTCTTCCTGCCGTTCTTCATTGCGCTCGTTCAGCGCGATGTCTTTGCCGCGTTCGAACATTTCCGTGCCGGCGTCGCCAGGGTGGTTGTCGTTGACTGACAGCTCGCCTGTTGAGTCGCGGAATGAACCGGACAGCCCGAAATGGTCGCCGCGTTCGTCCATGTGCTTGATTTCGGCTTTTTCCGCGAGCAGGCGCTGTTTCAAACGCCGGATTTGTTTTTCAGTCAGTTTCATGGTTTTGTGTCCTTTCCCAATCGCAACTGTAGTCGTTTATAGCTTGCGCCGAACGCCGCGCGATTTCACGCGGAAATTGCTTGCAGGAGAGGCAAATTGAACGCGCTGTAAATGCTATGCTATACTGAGAACGAGCCATTTGGCCTCATACTGGCGGGCGAAACTTGATTGCGCTAATGGAGGAATAAGGCATTGATTTATTATGTTATCGCGCTTGCGGTAATTTTACTTGACCGGATTACCAAATTGCTGGTTGTCGACAAACTTGATTTGTATGAAACGATTCCGGTAATTGGCCGGTTTCTTTCGATTTCGTCGCACCGCAATCGGGGCGGCGCCTTCAGCATTTTGCAAAATCAGCGGACATTTTTTATCATCGTCACCATTGTGATTGTCGCGGGTATCGTTTGGTATTTGCAGAAACTCATCAAACGGGGCGGCAACCGCTTGCTTGCGACCGGCCTTGGGTTTGTCATGGGCGGCGCGATCGGGAATTTTATCGACCGGGTGACGACGGGGGAAGTTGTTGATTTTGTGCAGTTGCATTTTGTTTTTGCTTTTTTTGGCAAGCATGTCGATTACATTTTCCCCATTTTCAACGTGGCCGATGTCTGTATTGATGTCGGTATCGGCTTGATTTTGCTCGATACGATCTTAAAGTCCCGCCGCGAAAAGAAAGGGCTGCCGAATGAAGTTTGAAAACATGAGCCCCGATGAATGGGAAGAGGAAGAAGGCGCAAACGCATCCTCGCAACTTGTTGCGTGGCATATCGACCCGTCCGAAGCCGGGGAACGCATCGACAAGGTGGTCTCCGATCGCCTGGGAAGCGACTTTTCCCGCACGCAAGTGCAGCAGTGGATCAAAGATGGTTTGCTTAAAATCGACGGCCACGTTGTCAAAGCCAATTATCGTCCGGCAAGCGGGCAGCAAGCGGAGCTCTTTGTTCCGCCGCCTGCGGCAACCGAAATTTTGCCGGAAAATATTCCGCTAGACATTGTTTACGAAGACGCCGATGTAATTGTCGTGAACAAACCGCGGGGAATGGTCGTGCATCCCGCGCCCGGCCATTATGCCGGCACCCTGGTGAACGCGCTGCTATATCACTGCCGCGATTTGTCGGGAATAAACGGGGCGTTGCGCCCGGGCATCGTGCACCGCATCGATAAGGACACATCGGGATTGATAATGGCGGCGAAAAATGACAGGGCGCACCGGGGCCTGGCGGGACAATTGCAAGAACATTCGGTTACCCGTATCTATACCGCGCTTGTGCACGGCAACGTCGTCCACGATACGGGCACGGTGGATGCGCCGATCGGGCGCGATCCGCGCGACCGCAAGCTGTTCACGGTAATAGCGGAAAACAGCAAAGAGGCCATAACGCACTTCACGGTAATCGAGCGGTTTCCCGGATACACGCTGTTGCAACTGCGGCTTAAAACCGGCAGAACGCACCAAATCCGCGTCCATATGCAGTTTATCGGCCACCCGCTGGTAGGTGATCCCCAATATGGCAAAAAGGGCGGCATTACCATGAACGGGCAAGCGCTGCATGCCGGCGTTTTGGGTTTCAGGCATCCGCGGACCGCGGCTTATTTGGAATTTCGCGCTCCGCTGCCGCAGGATATGGAACACATATTGCAGCGGCTGCGGTCGCTGTAAAGGCGTTCACGCCTGAATCAGACAAACGAAACACGATACGTGCGCAGCCAATAGTTCGTTTGCCATAGGAAGGCAAGCATCTGCGGCAAGCCCATTAACTGCCCGAACCAGGGCAAATCGCTGGCAGGGGCGTCGGAAGCGAGCAGGCCGATCACTTTGTTGCGGTCGAACAGCCGCCAAAGCGGCGCGGAAGCGTCAGCCGCAACATCTCCCAGTTTTTCGCGCACGGCAGCCAAATAACCGGGATGATGGGTTTTCGGATACGGGCTTTTTTTGCGCATGATCACTTTTTCGGGCATCGCGCCGGATAACGATTGGCGAAGGAGGCCTTTTTCCATGCCCCCGGCGGTTTTGATGCTCCATGGAACATTCCATACATATTGGACGATGCGGTGGTCGCAAAACGGCACGCGCACTTCCAGGCCGCACGCCATGCTCATGCGGTCTTTGCGGTCCAACAGCGTCGGCATGAAACGGGTGATGTTTAAG
Proteins encoded in this window:
- a CDS encoding DUF5665 domain-containing protein yields the protein MSRSQQETKNIPALAKLHEEVAKLTRTVERARIADYVQLLDHPRKLIFANLIAGIARGVGIAIGLTVFAGTILYFLRMLGALDLPIIGGYIAEIVKVVQAQLEGRRF
- a CDS encoding TraR/DksA C4-type zinc finger protein; protein product: MKLTEKQIRRLKQRLLAEKAEIKHMDERGDHFGLSGSFRDSTGELSVNDNHPGDAGTEMFERGKDIALNERNEERQEEIERALAAMENGTYGICAACGKHIPYQRLKALPTARYCIEHVPDPGLSGRRPAEERYLRPPFGRTSFDKRDDETEFDGEDAWQVVEQWGTANTPAMAEDPDVYSYDNLYIESDENDGYVEPLESFLATDITGNHVLVVRNNEYRKYIARGEGDDSLKLE
- the lspA gene encoding signal peptidase II: MIYYVIALAVILLDRITKLLVVDKLDLYETIPVIGRFLSISSHRNRGGAFSILQNQRTFFIIVTIVIVAGIVWYLQKLIKRGGNRLLATGLGFVMGGAIGNFIDRVTTGEVVDFVQLHFVFAFFGKHVDYIFPIFNVADVCIDVGIGLILLDTILKSRREKKGLPNEV
- a CDS encoding RluA family pseudouridine synthase; the encoded protein is MSPDEWEEEEGANASSQLVAWHIDPSEAGERIDKVVSDRLGSDFSRTQVQQWIKDGLLKIDGHVVKANYRPASGQQAELFVPPPAATEILPENIPLDIVYEDADVIVVNKPRGMVVHPAPGHYAGTLVNALLYHCRDLSGINGALRPGIVHRIDKDTSGLIMAAKNDRAHRGLAGQLQEHSVTRIYTALVHGNVVHDTGTVDAPIGRDPRDRKLFTVIAENSKEAITHFTVIERFPGYTLLQLRLKTGRTHQIRVHMQFIGHPLVGDPQYGKKGGITMNGQALHAGVLGFRHPRTAAYLEFRAPLPQDMEHILQRLRSL